The Virgibacillus siamensis genome includes a region encoding these proteins:
- a CDS encoding YbaN family protein: protein MKGLTKFLLIIAGSISLGLGLLGIILPLLPTTPLLLLAAACYVRSSKRLYDWLITNKYFGSYIENYRQGKGIPLKAKVTGVTVLWITMGCSIVFVIPLPAVKLLLFGIGAFFTWFILKQKTLHRSEK from the coding sequence ATGAAGGGATTAACAAAATTTTTATTAATTATTGCGGGATCTATTTCATTGGGACTGGGTCTTCTTGGAATTATTCTGCCACTATTGCCGACGACACCGTTATTGCTTCTCGCGGCAGCATGTTATGTCAGGAGCTCTAAACGGCTGTACGATTGGTTGATTACGAATAAATATTTTGGTTCCTATATAGAAAATTACCGGCAGGGCAAAGGAATTCCATTAAAAGCGAAAGTGACGGGCGTTACAGTGCTATGGATTACAATGGGATGTTCCATTGTATTTGTTATTCCATTGCCAGCAGTAAAGTTGCTCTTGTTCGGTATTGGTGCATTTTTTACATGGTTTATCTTAAAACAAAAAACATTGCATAGATCAGAGAAATAG
- a CDS encoding alpha/beta fold hydrolase encodes MKKKHIISTAVLVMIFIMVFLVTDVPKAAKSENKIETPTVFVHGYKGTVNSFGNMLNRFENMYGWGNKAIVYDVSRTGHMTVYNLGKGKRESAFVQVIFEDNRASIEDTSEWLAKVLAHMKRVYRIDTVNLVGHSMGGLVSVNTIQTYQDPSKYPRVEKLITIGSPFDGIYSKEYFQINRDPATVDLKPGAGALKLMRLNKAAVPDNLQVLSIGSTGDMVAMPESVLAIRKIISQDQLTVKMITEKALGHSALHENEKVDRMVYSFLTDGNN; translated from the coding sequence TTGAAGAAGAAACATATAATAAGTACAGCAGTTTTAGTAATGATTTTTATTATGGTTTTTTTGGTGACAGATGTGCCAAAAGCAGCAAAATCGGAAAACAAAATCGAAACCCCCACCGTGTTTGTCCATGGATATAAAGGAACGGTCAACTCGTTCGGCAACATGCTGAACAGGTTTGAAAACATGTATGGCTGGGGAAATAAGGCAATTGTCTACGATGTATCCCGAACAGGTCACATGACCGTTTATAATCTTGGCAAAGGCAAAAGGGAATCTGCCTTTGTGCAAGTTATCTTTGAAGATAACCGTGCCAGCATTGAGGATACGTCTGAATGGCTTGCAAAAGTTTTGGCGCATATGAAACGGGTATACCGGATCGATACGGTTAATCTGGTAGGTCATTCCATGGGAGGGCTCGTTTCCGTGAATACGATACAGACATATCAGGATCCCTCTAAATATCCGCGTGTCGAAAAGCTGATTACGATCGGAAGTCCTTTTGATGGCATATACAGTAAGGAATACTTTCAAATAAATCGTGACCCTGCCACTGTTGATTTGAAGCCGGGGGCAGGTGCATTGAAGCTGATGCGATTAAATAAAGCAGCTGTTCCTGATAATCTGCAGGTACTAAGTATCGGAAGCACCGGCGATATGGTAGCAATGCCGGAAAGTGTGCTTGCTATCCGAAAAATCATCAGTCAGGATCAGTTGACAGTTAAAATGATTACAGAAAAAGCGCTTGGCCATAGCGCTTTACATGAAAATGAAAAAGTTGACAGGATGGTCTATTCGTTCCTGACAGACGGAAACAATTGA
- the murB gene encoding UDP-N-acetylmuramate dehydrogenase, producing the protein MVNYHHVYDQLIAITSEKNVMVDEHLKNHTYTRLGGKADLFVTPETYEQVQEIVKLSNREDIPFTLLGNGSNLIVKDGGIRGIVLNLKQLTDLSADGTVLVAQSGARIIDASRRALSMSLTGLEFACGIPGSVGGALFMNAGAYGGEIKDVLESTIVVDRKGNLLNLSASELDLEYRSSNIPDNGYIVLEATFSMKHGDYKEIKAIMDDLTFKRESKQPLEYPSCGSVFKRPPGYFAGKLIQDSGLQGKQLGGAQVSQKHAGFIVNKDEATADEYIGLIHFVQDTVKEKFGVKLEREVKIIGDDL; encoded by the coding sequence GTGGTAAATTATCATCATGTGTATGATCAATTAATTGCAATTACATCAGAGAAAAATGTGATGGTTGATGAACACCTGAAAAATCATACGTATACACGATTAGGCGGCAAGGCTGACTTGTTTGTTACGCCGGAAACATATGAACAGGTGCAGGAGATTGTGAAGTTATCCAACAGGGAGGATATACCTTTTACACTTCTCGGAAACGGATCCAATCTGATTGTAAAAGACGGTGGAATCCGGGGAATTGTTTTGAACCTGAAACAGCTGACAGACCTATCTGCAGATGGAACGGTACTTGTAGCACAGAGCGGCGCAAGAATTATTGATGCCTCGAGACGTGCGTTATCAATGTCGTTAACCGGACTCGAATTCGCCTGTGGAATACCCGGTTCGGTCGGCGGGGCTTTATTTATGAATGCCGGTGCATACGGCGGGGAAATCAAGGATGTGCTGGAAAGTACAATTGTTGTGGACCGAAAAGGGAATCTCCTGAATCTTTCCGCCAGTGAACTCGATTTAGAATACCGTTCCAGTAATATTCCGGATAACGGCTATATTGTTTTGGAAGCGACATTTTCGATGAAACACGGCGATTATAAAGAAATTAAAGCTATTATGGATGATCTGACGTTCAAACGCGAATCCAAGCAGCCGCTTGAATATCCATCCTGTGGAAGTGTTTTTAAACGTCCACCAGGATATTTTGCCGGAAAACTGATTCAGGACAGTGGTCTTCAGGGAAAACAATTGGGCGGTGCGCAAGTATCACAGAAACATGCCGGATTTATCGTAAACAAGGATGAAGCTACGGCAGATGAATATATCGGGCTGATTCATTTTGTACAGGACACAGTCAAAGAAAAATTTGGTGTCAAGCTTGAACGTGAAGTTAAAATAATTGGAGACGATCTTTAA
- a CDS encoding transglutaminase domain-containing protein, which yields MILKKWLRWMLISLSALILLSGCANSEESADKTNQSGIKNGESDTKEANSEKQQPMSSTGQPIELSSYAKEIGATLSNPESKEFAVQSSFMLEGVIEEVSGLNDRFIWVELYGPQGGEFTYYVPVKDGKFSEKIKLFEGKGEYDITVRLPDKSQDNHFYEMTSFQVENESSKTTRDIFIGRKALENGLTITQPASGLTETEGFLHLEGTIDNTFNGKNLMVKGEKGSESWKLLVPVKNGGFETEIPLHYGGGKHKVTVMVPDPNRENYYLEAAKLFAKNTSSAKTEPIKFYRAYHENEFQLDYPKAGGKQADSTFRIAGTYDSSVSDNKKIEQVIVTTKKGDLEASYLVPAANGKFEGQFWLRFGPGEYEVTVNIPTDPGAYKSYFRYTGIASFTVKSNAKDKRELLPSRGIQSDSQNIKDLAANLTKRVKSERKQAKAIYDYVAKNITYDVGKLENDLFKLSDSALKTLKTKSGVCQDYAFLTVALLRAADIESHYISGRGNLARHAWVEANINGKWVLMDPTWGAGYVQDGKFVPHYNDKYFDPNLKAFKKNHTREEIVY from the coding sequence ATGATACTGAAAAAATGGTTACGTTGGATGCTGATCTCGTTATCGGCGCTAATATTGTTAAGCGGCTGTGCAAATTCAGAAGAGTCTGCTGACAAGACAAATCAGTCAGGGATAAAGAATGGTGAATCCGATACTAAGGAGGCAAATTCTGAAAAGCAGCAGCCTATGTCTTCTACCGGTCAGCCGATTGAATTATCCTCCTATGCAAAAGAAATCGGAGCAACACTCTCAAACCCGGAGAGCAAGGAATTCGCTGTTCAATCATCTTTTATGCTGGAAGGAGTAATAGAGGAGGTATCCGGGCTGAATGACCGCTTTATTTGGGTGGAATTATACGGTCCACAAGGCGGGGAGTTTACCTATTATGTACCGGTTAAGGACGGAAAATTCAGTGAGAAGATTAAGCTGTTTGAGGGGAAGGGGGAATATGACATTACAGTACGCTTGCCCGATAAAAGTCAGGACAATCATTTTTATGAGATGACATCATTTCAGGTTGAAAATGAAAGTTCAAAAACGACCCGTGATATATTCATTGGGCGTAAAGCGTTGGAAAACGGGCTGACCATAACACAGCCTGCGAGCGGTTTGACGGAAACGGAAGGCTTTTTACATCTGGAAGGAACAATTGACAATACGTTTAACGGAAAGAATTTAATGGTTAAAGGTGAAAAAGGGTCGGAGTCATGGAAATTGCTTGTCCCCGTTAAAAATGGCGGTTTTGAAACAGAAATTCCTTTGCATTACGGCGGGGGAAAGCATAAAGTAACCGTTATGGTACCTGATCCGAATCGTGAAAATTATTATTTGGAAGCTGCTAAGCTATTCGCAAAAAATACTTCGTCAGCAAAAACAGAGCCGATAAAATTTTATCGGGCATACCATGAAAATGAATTCCAGCTTGATTATCCGAAAGCAGGAGGGAAGCAAGCAGACAGCACTTTTCGAATTGCCGGCACGTATGATTCAAGTGTGTCCGATAATAAAAAAATAGAGCAAGTGATTGTAACGACGAAAAAGGGTGACCTTGAAGCAAGTTACCTTGTTCCCGCAGCTAATGGTAAATTTGAAGGACAATTCTGGCTGCGGTTTGGTCCGGGGGAATATGAAGTAACTGTCAATATCCCGACTGATCCTGGTGCATACAAGTCTTATTTCAGATATACCGGCATAGCAAGTTTTACCGTAAAAAGTAATGCGAAAGATAAACGTGAATTGCTGCCGTCCAGGGGAATTCAATCTGACTCGCAAAACATAAAAGATCTTGCTGCAAACTTAACAAAAAGGGTGAAAAGTGAACGAAAGCAGGCCAAGGCCATCTATGATTATGTGGCAAAAAATATCACCTATGATGTTGGGAAACTGGAAAATGATTTATTTAAGCTGAGTGACAGTGCATTAAAAACGTTAAAAACAAAAAGCGGAGTTTGTCAGGATTATGCCTTTTTGACCGTCGCACTGTTACGTGCGGCTGATATTGAATCGCATTATATCAGCGGTCGTGGCAATCTTGCCCGTCATGCTTGGGTGGAAGCAAATATTAATGGAAAATGGGTGCTTATGGATCCAACATGGGGTGCCGGATATGTACAGGATGGAAAATTTGTGCCGCATTATAATGATAAATATTTTGATCCAAACCTTAAAGCGTTTAAAAAGAATCACACCCGTGAAGAGATTGTTTATTAA
- the ehuA gene encoding ectoine/hydroxyectoine ABC transporter ATP-binding protein EhuA, which translates to MSEPIVSYQDVHKSFGDVEVLKGIDLDIKPAEKVAVIGPSGSGKTTIIRMLMTLEEPTSGNIIVDGKNLWHMEKNGKLVPANEKHLRQVRGDIGMVFQHFNLFPHMTILENCMTAPINVQKEEKESAKKRSIEMLEKVGLGDKLDNYPSQLSGGQKQRVAMARALVMRPKIMLFDEVTSALDPELVGEVLEVIRDIAKEGEMAMVLVTHEMEFARDIADRILFLDNGVIAEQGPPMEVLENSTNDRLQSFLHRFRT; encoded by the coding sequence ATGAGTGAACCGATAGTAAGTTACCAGGATGTGCACAAATCATTCGGTGATGTCGAAGTATTAAAAGGCATCGATTTGGATATAAAACCTGCTGAAAAAGTGGCCGTTATAGGCCCAAGCGGATCCGGTAAAACAACGATAATCCGCATGCTGATGACGCTGGAAGAACCAACATCCGGTAATATCATTGTTGACGGAAAAAATTTATGGCACATGGAGAAAAACGGTAAACTTGTGCCCGCAAATGAAAAACATTTAAGACAGGTACGAGGCGATATTGGAATGGTGTTTCAGCATTTCAACCTGTTTCCGCATATGACGATTCTGGAAAATTGTATGACTGCTCCAATCAATGTACAAAAAGAGGAAAAAGAATCTGCCAAGAAACGATCAATTGAAATGCTGGAGAAAGTCGGACTTGGTGACAAACTGGATAACTATCCAAGTCAACTATCGGGGGGACAGAAACAGCGTGTGGCGATGGCACGAGCACTTGTTATGCGTCCGAAAATCATGCTGTTTGATGAGGTCACTTCCGCATTAGACCCTGAACTTGTTGGTGAGGTTCTGGAAGTAATCCGCGATATTGCAAAAGAAGGCGAAATGGCAATGGTGCTTGTAACACATGAAATGGAATTTGCCCGTGACATTGCTGATCGTATTCTTTTCCTTGATAACGGTGTGATTGCCGAACAGGGACCGCCAATGGAAGTTCTGGAAAATTCAACAAACGACCGCCTGCAAAGCTTCCTGCATAGATTCAGAACTTAA
- the ehuD gene encoding ectoine/hydroxyectoine ABC transporter permease subunit EhuD, which produces MSGLSNWSWETFFDAFPLILQGLGITIALTLSCYLFALIFGFFWTAVKRLPIAVIRLPLLGIMEFIRSTPPLVQLFFIYYAWPMVPVVGMALDPFTSAVLGLGIHYSTYVGEVYRSGIDGVASGQWEAATALNYSKRKKWTKIILPQAIPPTIPMLGNYLIIMFKEVPLASTIGFLGILALANDYGAQHWRYLEPLTIVAILFLVLSYPSALLINKLEKKFNTRFDKKAVTESKAN; this is translated from the coding sequence ATGAGCGGTTTGAGTAACTGGAGCTGGGAAACATTTTTTGATGCGTTCCCTCTTATTTTACAAGGGCTTGGCATTACCATCGCACTCACCCTGTCCTGCTACCTGTTTGCTTTAATTTTCGGGTTCTTCTGGACAGCAGTTAAAAGACTGCCGATTGCCGTCATCAGACTTCCACTGCTGGGTATAATGGAATTTATTCGTTCTACCCCCCCATTGGTACAACTGTTTTTCATATATTATGCATGGCCAATGGTACCTGTTGTCGGAATGGCGCTAGATCCATTTACAAGTGCAGTACTCGGTCTTGGCATTCATTACAGCACATATGTTGGAGAGGTGTACCGATCTGGTATTGATGGAGTGGCGTCGGGACAGTGGGAAGCTGCCACAGCGCTTAACTATTCCAAGCGGAAAAAGTGGACAAAGATTATACTTCCACAGGCAATTCCGCCAACCATTCCAATGCTTGGAAATTATTTGATTATCATGTTTAAGGAAGTTCCACTGGCATCAACCATTGGATTCCTTGGTATCCTGGCATTGGCCAATGATTATGGTGCCCAGCACTGGAGATACCTGGAACCACTTACCATTGTGGCAATCCTGTTCCTGGTACTAAGTTATCCTTCTGCACTTCTTATCAATAAACTGGAAAAGAAATTCAATACACGATTTGATAAAAAAGCCGTTACCGAAAGTAAGGCAAACTAA
- a CDS encoding amino acid ABC transporter permease: MDAIADIFPVLLKGVEITVKVLLASIVLGYLMAFIAGFCKLSNNVILRKFTSFYVEVFRGTSLIVQLFWFYYALPILFGWEIGSNFWAGVLAISLNYGAYMSEIVRSSILSVAKGQYEASTALNMSRFQRMRLVIFPQAVRMMLPEFGNYLILMLKSTSLVSLIGMTDILYYGDILRSSNLSQAPTVYFLVLIFYFILALPFIWLTKKMEAASKKGVASS, encoded by the coding sequence ATCGATGCAATAGCGGATATTTTTCCCGTCCTTTTAAAAGGGGTGGAAATTACTGTTAAAGTTCTGCTTGCTTCAATTGTTCTTGGGTATTTGATGGCGTTTATTGCGGGCTTTTGCAAGCTTTCCAATAATGTCATCCTTCGAAAATTCACCAGCTTCTATGTCGAAGTGTTTCGTGGTACCTCACTGATCGTTCAATTATTCTGGTTTTATTATGCATTACCTATTTTATTTGGTTGGGAGATTGGCAGTAACTTCTGGGCTGGTGTATTGGCAATTTCTTTAAACTATGGTGCGTACATGTCAGAGATTGTCCGCAGCTCTATTTTGTCTGTGGCCAAAGGGCAGTATGAGGCATCAACTGCTCTGAACATGTCCCGGTTCCAGCGGATGCGTCTCGTGATTTTTCCGCAGGCTGTCCGAATGATGCTTCCGGAATTTGGTAACTATTTGATCCTGATGCTAAAATCGACATCATTGGTTTCCTTAATTGGTATGACTGATATTTTATACTACGGTGATATTTTGCGCAGTTCCAATCTGTCACAAGCACCGACAGTATACTTTCTTGTGCTCATATTCTACTTTATTCTGGCACTTCCGTTTATCTGGCTTACGAAAAAAATGGAAGCTGCATCCAAGAAAGGGGTGGCTAGCTCATGA
- the ehuB gene encoding ectoine/hydroxyectoine ABC transporter substrate-binding protein EhuB, translating into MKKLLAVAAVGFLLVLLAACGSGSDEESGGDGDQSKLAKLKESGTVTVGFANEEPYAYQDGGELKGAAVDIAQAAFKEMGIENVKGKLADFSQLIPGLNAGKFDVITAGMAINPDRCKNADFAEPSMMYGEGLIVPKGNPMDLHSYEDIAEKGATVSIMQGATEIEYVQKMGVKESQVQTASDIPATFSAVASGRADATTGTEMTVKMALESSGNDKLEFVSDFKQPEIEGIPSYGAAAFHKDADELRKAYNEALAKLKKDGTVKELLEKNGFSAENNSVPEDITAEGVCSGEQY; encoded by the coding sequence ATGAAAAAATTATTGGCAGTAGCTGCAGTTGGTTTTTTGCTTGTTCTGCTGGCAGCCTGTGGATCCGGTTCTGATGAAGAATCAGGCGGTGACGGTGACCAAAGCAAATTGGCAAAACTTAAAGAATCAGGTACCGTTACGGTTGGATTCGCAAACGAGGAACCGTATGCATACCAGGATGGTGGAGAATTAAAAGGGGCTGCAGTTGATATTGCACAAGCAGCATTTAAGGAAATGGGAATTGAAAATGTGAAAGGTAAATTGGCGGATTTCAGTCAGCTGATTCCCGGATTGAACGCGGGAAAATTTGATGTTATTACAGCGGGAATGGCAATCAACCCGGATCGTTGTAAAAACGCTGATTTTGCTGAACCGTCCATGATGTATGGGGAAGGTTTAATTGTACCTAAAGGAAATCCAATGGACCTGCACAGTTACGAAGATATTGCTGAAAAAGGTGCAACGGTTTCCATCATGCAAGGTGCCACTGAAATTGAGTACGTGCAAAAAATGGGGGTTAAAGAAAGTCAAGTCCAAACAGCATCTGACATTCCGGCAACATTTTCTGCTGTAGCATCCGGACGTGCCGACGCAACAACAGGTACTGAAATGACGGTAAAAATGGCATTGGAATCTTCCGGCAATGATAAACTTGAATTTGTTTCGGATTTCAAACAGCCTGAAATTGAAGGTATTCCAAGCTATGGTGCTGCCGCATTCCATAAAGATGCTGATGAATTGCGTAAAGCATATAATGAAGCATTGGCTAAATTGAAAAAAGACGGTACAGTTAAAGAGCTGCTGGAGAAAAATGGATTCAGTGCTGAGAACAACTCCGTTCCTGAAGATATTACTGCAGAAGGAGTTTGCAGCGGCGAACAATACTAG
- a CDS encoding ketopantoate reductase family protein, whose product MHITVLGAGALGGYFGSRWEQAGANVTYLVRNKRAKQLERNGLNVSSPRGDYQNSEPTIITDANQIDHTDLVFVSVKGYHLDGIMDQLKILTEKGAFVLPVLNGMEHIPVLKKELGEETVLGGLSFIMATLDDAGHVVHSSDFHRLIFGKLHAAQTEVCGHLEKLCEKTDLEFINSDSILHELWKKYTFINAFSGITTAVNLPIGPILEKPDTFRVARKILLEMQQLAGKYDIKITDEELEEANQSFLELNSEATSSMHQDRRKGLPLEVDHLHGGAVRLADDKGLELPYINAIYGIIKPFERV is encoded by the coding sequence ATGCATATTACTGTACTTGGTGCAGGAGCGTTAGGTGGTTATTTTGGATCACGTTGGGAACAGGCCGGTGCAAACGTGACTTATCTTGTACGAAATAAGCGCGCAAAACAGCTGGAGCGGAACGGTTTGAATGTTTCAAGCCCAAGGGGAGATTATCAAAATAGTGAACCAACTATTATAACGGATGCCAATCAGATTGATCATACCGACCTTGTTTTTGTGAGTGTGAAGGGGTATCATTTGGACGGTATTATGGATCAATTGAAAATATTAACGGAAAAAGGGGCATTTGTACTACCTGTCTTAAATGGAATGGAGCATATCCCCGTATTAAAAAAAGAACTTGGTGAGGAAACTGTATTAGGCGGGCTTTCCTTCATTATGGCTACATTGGATGATGCAGGACATGTTGTTCATTCAAGTGATTTTCATCGTCTCATTTTCGGAAAACTGCATGCAGCCCAAACGGAAGTGTGCGGACATTTGGAAAAACTTTGTGAAAAAACAGATCTGGAATTTATCAATAGTGATTCCATACTTCATGAACTATGGAAAAAATATACGTTTATAAATGCATTTTCCGGCATTACCACTGCAGTCAATCTGCCAATCGGACCAATCCTTGAAAAACCGGATACATTCCGGGTAGCCAGGAAAATTCTGCTTGAAATGCAGCAATTAGCCGGGAAATATGATATAAAGATAACGGATGAGGAACTGGAAGAAGCAAATCAAAGTTTCTTAGAATTGAATTCTGAGGCAACTTCATCCATGCACCAGGACCGTCGAAAAGGATTACCGCTGGAAGTGGACCATCTTCATGGCGGAGCGGTTCGTCTTGCAGATGATAAGGGGCTGGAGCTGCCATATATAAATGCAATCTATGGGATAATTAAGCCATTTGAAAGGGTTTAG
- a CDS encoding GNAT family N-acetyltransferase gives MYKIREIKQSDQNAINELVQNENNMHIHQVETPISEEDFTKILNGNTERLYVIEKDAAIRAFIQFQLDDDARKIEIKKLTVENSYIKKGLDEHLYSKVERLANRKGYENMHTELTTSNAVVCTFFDEKGWQRIQDSNEFYKGVNG, from the coding sequence ATGTATAAAATACGTGAAATAAAGCAGTCAGATCAAAATGCCATTAATGAATTGGTTCAAAATGAAAATAATATGCATATTCACCAGGTCGAAACTCCCATCAGCGAGGAAGACTTTACAAAGATTCTTAATGGTAATACGGAAAGGCTTTATGTAATTGAAAAAGATGCAGCAATTCGCGCTTTTATCCAGTTTCAGCTGGATGATGATGCAAGGAAGATAGAGATTAAAAAGCTGACAGTGGAGAACAGTTATATCAAAAAGGGCTTGGATGAACACTTATACAGTAAAGTGGAGCGATTGGCAAACAGGAAAGGCTATGAAAATATGCACACCGAACTGACAACATCCAATGCAGTCGTCTGCACCTTTTTTGATGAAAAGGGCTGGCAGCGAATACAGGACAGTAATGAATTTTATAAAGGGGTAAACGGATGA
- the ytzI gene encoding YtzI protein: MTFYVVLGVAIVLAVLIMTLVAISKGYAYQHSIDPLPDDVQNDLEEEDRTD; this comes from the coding sequence ATGACTTTTTACGTAGTACTTGGTGTTGCCATCGTTTTAGCAGTTCTAATTATGACATTGGTTGCCATTTCTAAAGGCTATGCGTATCAACATTCCATTGATCCTTTACCGGATGATGTACAGAATGACTTGGAAGAAGAGGACCGCACCGATTAG
- a CDS encoding ring-cleaving dioxygenase: protein MNLRGIHHVSAITANAKNNYRFYTEVLGLRLVKKTINQDDPSVYHLFYADEQGNPGTDFTFFEIPNAGHTYAGNSSISTTALRVPDDQSLEYWIDRLDSYNVDHDGITEQYGRKLISFRDPEDQRLALVSDEKNNGVAGGTPWDKSPVPNEKGIVGLGPVTLTVKDPEPTFNVLTDLLTFKQTGSYSSTEGNQEDVLVFETGEGGTGAEVHLKIQPDLPRERPGRGSVHHVAFRVDNEEELAVWRDRVKEARIPNSGLVDRFYFKSLYFREPNGILFELATDGPGFTTDEDPDHLGETLALPPFFENQRDEIEAKLKPLDTKGPHS from the coding sequence ATGAATTTAAGAGGCATTCACCATGTATCAGCAATTACTGCCAATGCGAAAAATAACTATCGCTTTTATACCGAAGTACTTGGGCTGCGGCTTGTCAAAAAAACGATAAATCAGGACGATCCATCCGTTTACCATTTATTTTACGCGGATGAGCAAGGAAATCCGGGCACTGATTTTACCTTTTTTGAGATTCCGAATGCCGGTCATACCTATGCCGGCAACAGCAGTATTTCAACTACTGCATTAAGGGTTCCGGATGACCAGTCGCTTGAATACTGGATTGATAGGCTTGATTCCTATAACGTTGATCACGATGGTATAACAGAACAATACGGAAGAAAATTGATATCTTTCCGTGATCCGGAAGACCAGCGGCTTGCACTTGTTTCCGATGAAAAAAATAACGGTGTTGCAGGAGGGACCCCTTGGGATAAGAGCCCTGTCCCCAACGAAAAAGGAATCGTAGGCCTTGGCCCGGTTACATTGACCGTAAAAGACCCGGAACCAACGTTTAACGTCTTAACGGACCTGCTTACGTTCAAACAGACGGGAAGTTATTCGTCAACAGAAGGCAATCAGGAAGATGTTCTTGTTTTTGAAACTGGTGAAGGCGGAACAGGAGCCGAGGTTCATTTGAAAATCCAACCTGATCTCCCACGTGAACGACCCGGCCGCGGAAGTGTACATCATGTAGCTTTTCGTGTTGATAACGAAGAGGAATTGGCTGTATGGCGGGACAGGGTTAAAGAAGCACGCATCCCCAACTCCGGACTGGTTGATCGCTTTTATTTCAAGTCTCTCTATTTCAGAGAACCAAACGGTATCTTATTTGAACTTGCCACAGATGGACCAGGTTTCACAACGGATGAGGATCCCGACCACCTGGGAGAAACGCTTGCACTGCCGCCATTTTTTGAAAACCAACGCGATGAGATTGAAGCAAAATTGAAACCCTTGGACACAAAAGGACCGCACTCCTAA
- a CDS encoding M15 family metallopeptidase, whose product MKFYRKDITAWILIILFVGLLFILYNQDQQTDPCKNTARYTRPSGGLDPTVAEKTEKLIQQSSKRGINVAITDKVRSKKEQNALYARGRTVAGSIVTFAKGGESYHNYGLAIDYALRNNKGEIIWSTAYDGNRNGHPDWFEVAEIAKELGFEWGGDWRSPDYPHLQMDFGLSIQELQKGIRPDHSCNQV is encoded by the coding sequence TTGAAATTTTATCGTAAAGACATCACAGCCTGGATATTGATCATTTTATTCGTCGGGCTGCTTTTCATTCTTTATAATCAGGATCAGCAAACAGATCCATGCAAAAATACTGCGCGGTACACTCGCCCATCAGGAGGACTGGATCCAACTGTTGCTGAAAAAACAGAAAAACTGATCCAACAATCCTCCAAACGCGGAATCAACGTAGCCATAACAGATAAAGTCCGCTCAAAGAAAGAACAGAATGCATTATATGCCCGGGGACGTACTGTTGCCGGAAGCATCGTAACCTTTGCCAAAGGGGGCGAATCGTACCATAATTACGGGCTGGCGATTGATTATGCATTGCGTAATAACAAGGGAGAAATTATCTGGAGCACAGCGTATGATGGGAATCGCAACGGGCATCCCGATTGGTTTGAAGTGGCGGAAATCGCAAAAGAACTTGGGTTTGAATGGGGTGGTGACTGGCGCAGTCCCGATTACCCGCATCTGCAGATGGATTTTGGGTTAAGTATTCAGGAATTGCAAAAAGGGATACGCCCGGATCATTCCTGCAACCAAGTCTAA